In Streptococcus parasuis, the following proteins share a genomic window:
- a CDS encoding ABC transporter ATP-binding protein yields the protein MMNKKAPQNVFWRLLSYVKPYLFLTIAALSFLLLTTVIRSIIPLLASYFIDHYVHQVTDGVLLVLGGYFGLYILQMLFQYIGNFWFAKVSYSIVRDIRQDAFSKMESLGMAYFDQTPSGSIVSRLTNDTESISEMFSGILSSFISAIFVVAVTLYTMFALDWKLTSLIVLFLPIIFILVNMYRKKSAPVVEKTRSLLSQINSKLAESIEGIRIIQAFRQEERLSDEFEAINQEHLAFASRSMALDSLFLRPALSLIKILAYAFLMTYFGLDWSDAPVSAGLIYAFIQYANRLFDPLLEVTQHFSTLQTSMVSAGRVFTLMDQTIEEPRQESTDGRITKGDIVFEDVSFSYDGKRKILDHVSFEVKKGQTIAFVGATGSGKSSIINVFMRFYEFQSGRILIDGQDIRQFSTQELRSNIGLVLQEPFLYHGTIASNIQMYQDISQDDIIEAARFVDAAPFIEKLPNGYQQLVTERGSSFSTGQRQLLAFARTMASQPKILILDEATANIDSETEQTVQYSLEKMRKGRTTIAIAHRLSTIQDADCIYVLDKGKIIESGSHDELLALKGTYHRMYELQAGQLAQ from the coding sequence ATGATGAATAAGAAAGCACCACAAAATGTCTTTTGGCGGCTATTGTCCTATGTCAAACCCTATCTATTTCTAACCATCGCTGCCTTAAGTTTTTTATTGTTAACCACAGTTATTCGTAGTATCATTCCCTTGCTGGCATCTTATTTTATTGATCATTATGTCCATCAAGTAACAGATGGGGTTTTGTTGGTTTTAGGTGGCTATTTTGGTCTGTATATCCTCCAGATGTTGTTTCAGTATATTGGTAATTTTTGGTTTGCTAAGGTTTCTTACAGTATTGTTCGAGATATTCGCCAGGATGCCTTTTCTAAAATGGAATCTTTGGGGATGGCCTATTTTGATCAAACACCGAGTGGTTCGATTGTATCTCGATTGACAAATGATACGGAGAGTATTTCAGAGATGTTTTCTGGGATACTGTCCAGCTTCATTTCCGCTATTTTTGTCGTAGCTGTCACTTTGTATACCATGTTTGCTCTTGATTGGAAATTAACCAGCCTCATTGTCCTCTTTTTACCAATCATTTTTATATTGGTGAATATGTATCGAAAAAAATCAGCACCCGTTGTGGAAAAAACACGGAGTTTATTGAGTCAAATCAATAGTAAACTTGCTGAGAGTATTGAGGGAATTCGGATTATTCAGGCTTTTAGACAAGAGGAACGTTTATCTGATGAGTTTGAAGCTATTAATCAAGAACATCTAGCCTTTGCCAGTCGGTCAATGGCTTTGGATAGCCTGTTTTTGCGACCTGCTCTTTCGCTGATAAAAATACTAGCCTATGCTTTTCTAATGACCTATTTTGGCTTGGATTGGTCAGATGCACCGGTTTCCGCAGGACTCATTTATGCTTTTATCCAATATGCCAATCGTTTATTTGATCCTCTTTTAGAAGTTACCCAACACTTTTCAACCCTTCAGACTTCTATGGTGTCTGCAGGGCGCGTGTTTACGCTAATGGATCAAACGATTGAGGAGCCAAGGCAAGAGAGTACGGATGGGCGAATCACTAAAGGTGATATTGTCTTTGAAGATGTGTCATTTTCTTATGATGGCAAGCGGAAAATTTTGGATCATGTTTCATTCGAAGTAAAAAAAGGACAAACTATTGCTTTTGTTGGGGCTACAGGATCTGGAAAATCTTCCATAATAAATGTATTTATGCGTTTTTATGAATTTCAATCTGGACGAATTCTGATTGATGGTCAAGATATTCGTCAATTTTCGACGCAGGAACTGCGTTCTAATATTGGGCTTGTATTGCAGGAACCGTTCTTGTATCATGGGACCATTGCATCTAACATTCAAATGTATCAAGATATCAGTCAGGATGACATCATTGAAGCTGCTCGTTTTGTTGATGCAGCACCATTTATTGAAAAATTACCTAATGGTTACCAACAGCTTGTTACAGAGAGGGGTTCTTCCTTTTCAACTGGGCAACGGCAGTTACTTGCCTTTGCCAGAACAATGGCTAGCCAGCCCAAAATATTAATTTTAGATGAGGCTACAGCCAATATTGATTCTGAAACCGAGCAGACTGTTCAATATTCTCTTGAAAAAATGAGAAAAGGTCGGACCACCATTGCAATTGCACATAGACTATCTACGATTCAGGATGCGGATTGCATTTACGTTCTAGATAAAGGAAAAATTATTGAATCGGGTAGCCACGACGAATTACTAGCTCTCAAGGGAACCTATCATCGAATGTATGAGCTGCAAGCTGGCCAATTGGCACAGTAG
- a CDS encoding hydrolase: MTQPHIPSVMSDLRQDIVQMPEVIKECSGIRIYGRRIRSILFSTDVSIIANHNADAILAVYPFTPIPAIIKSIMMVASVPVLAGVGGGLTTGMRSANMSLLSESEGAYAVVVNGPTTVETIEEINKVIDIPIIYTVVSDKTDIKSRIEAGVDILNVSCGTETPKVVAKIRKDYPDFPIMATGGPTEESIRQVIAAGANAITYTAPSNGELFKGKMEKYRKHAVD, from the coding sequence ATGACTCAACCACATATTCCATCAGTCATGTCAGATTTACGACAAGATATTGTTCAAATGCCCGAGGTTATAAAAGAATGTAGTGGTATTCGCATTTACGGACGTCGTATTCGTTCCATATTATTTTCCACCGATGTTTCAATTATTGCTAACCACAATGCAGATGCTATTCTGGCTGTTTATCCATTTACTCCAATTCCTGCCATTATTAAGAGTATTATGATGGTTGCGTCCGTTCCTGTACTTGCAGGTGTTGGTGGTGGTTTAACAACCGGTATGCGCTCGGCAAATATGAGTTTATTGTCAGAGTCTGAGGGGGCTTATGCTGTAGTAGTAAATGGACCAACAACGGTTGAAACAATTGAAGAAATCAATAAGGTCATTGATATTCCGATTATTTATACTGTGGTTTCAGACAAAACGGATATAAAATCTCGTATTGAAGCGGGGGTTGATATCTTGAATGTATCTTGTGGAACTGAAACTCCAAAAGTGGTTGCGAAAATCCGTAAAGACTATCCTGATTTTCCTATCATGGCAACTGGTGGACCAACCGAAGAGAGCATTCGTCAAGTTATAGCAGCAGGAGCAAATGCCATTACCTATACCGCACCAAGTAATGGGGAATTGTTCAAAGGAAAAATGGAAAAATACCGTAAACATGCAGTAGACTAA
- a CDS encoding chloride channel protein, whose product MRNKRKQAIQLLFFSSLIGVGAGIITTLFGKILLGVGDLRSEYFTFLIPFLPLAGVLIVFIYQKWGREVQAGMGLVFKAGQGENVQISPVLIPLIISTTWLSHLFGASVGREGVAVQLGASLSHWLQKHGFTHLPKDMITKIGMAAGFAGLFQTPLAASFFAIEVLVVGQYSWTSLPYCLVAAFTASTTSHLLGLEKFSHTISSFSFQFTDSFKWLFIALCFGFIGNLFAWFLAQAKNISTRWLPNPYIKIAIMGVGLTVLLFFFHQGRYTGLGTNLIDASLAGEQVFAYDWLLKLLLTCLCLAAGFQGGEVTPLFAIGASAGAVLAGLLGLPTELVAALGYCAVFGTATNTLLTPVFIGYEVFGANLIPYAIPVHAIAYLINRKPTIYGEQVR is encoded by the coding sequence ATGAGGAATAAGAGGAAACAAGCCATCCAACTCCTTTTCTTTTCCAGCTTAATTGGAGTCGGTGCAGGAATTATCACCACACTTTTTGGAAAAATTCTACTAGGAGTTGGAGACTTACGATCTGAATATTTTACTTTTCTAATCCCCTTTTTACCACTTGCAGGTGTGTTGATTGTTTTCATTTATCAAAAATGGGGGAGGGAAGTCCAAGCAGGTATGGGCTTAGTCTTCAAAGCTGGACAAGGTGAGAATGTGCAAATTTCTCCAGTTCTCATTCCGCTCATCATCTCTACAACTTGGCTCAGTCATCTTTTTGGCGCTTCCGTTGGTCGCGAGGGGGTAGCTGTTCAACTTGGTGCCAGTCTCTCGCATTGGTTACAAAAACATGGTTTCACACACTTGCCCAAAGACATGATAACAAAGATTGGTATGGCCGCAGGTTTTGCTGGGCTATTTCAAACACCATTGGCTGCTAGTTTCTTTGCCATTGAGGTTTTAGTCGTTGGCCAATATTCTTGGACAAGTCTTCCCTATTGTCTAGTTGCCGCTTTCACGGCTTCTACTACTTCCCATTTATTGGGATTAGAAAAATTTTCCCACACTATTTCATCTTTTTCATTCCAGTTTACAGATAGTTTCAAATGGCTATTTATTGCCCTTTGCTTCGGTTTCATCGGCAATTTATTTGCCTGGTTTTTGGCACAAGCAAAAAATATCTCAACTCGATGGCTTCCAAATCCTTACATTAAAATAGCTATCATGGGAGTCGGACTGACCGTTCTACTATTCTTCTTTCATCAAGGTCGTTATACTGGTTTGGGAACCAATTTGATTGACGCCAGTTTAGCTGGGGAACAGGTGTTTGCTTACGATTGGCTACTAAAACTCCTACTCACCTGTCTTTGTTTGGCTGCAGGTTTTCAAGGAGGCGAAGTCACTCCCCTCTTTGCGATTGGAGCAAGTGCTGGGGCTGTTTTAGCAGGATTACTAGGACTACCAACTGAACTTGTTGCAGCCCTTGGGTATTGTGCCGTATTTGGAACAGCCACCAACACCTTACTAACTCCGGTATTTATTGGGTATGAGGTATTTGGAGCCAACCTAATCCCCTATGCCATTCCTGTACATGCCATAGCTTATCTAATAAACAGAAAACCGACTATTTATGGGGAGCAAGTGAGATGA
- a CDS encoding chorismate mutase — MDLDMIRSQINQLDEELVALLEKRMELVDQVAAYKRATGKPVLDTSREKAILERVGKLVQKDDYRSAIQATFSDMMAQSRAYQSSKLANHEE, encoded by the coding sequence ATGGATTTAGACATGATTCGTTCACAAATTAATCAGCTTGATGAGGAACTTGTTGCACTATTGGAAAAACGAATGGAACTTGTTGATCAAGTCGCAGCCTATAAACGAGCAACAGGTAAGCCTGTTTTGGATACCAGCCGAGAAAAAGCTATCCTTGAAAGAGTTGGAAAATTAGTTCAAAAGGATGATTACCGCTCTGCCATTCAAGCAACCTTTAGTGATATGATGGCCCAATCAAGAGCCTATCAATCTTCCAAGCTAGCGAATCATGAGGAATAA
- the rpsN gene encoding 30S ribosomal protein S14 has translation MAKKSKMARYQRQLELIERYADLRKSLKEKGDYQALRKLPRDSNPNRLKYRDRTDGRPHAYMRKFGVSRITFRELAHLGQLPGVKKASW, from the coding sequence ATGGCTAAAAAATCAAAAATGGCACGCTATCAGAGGCAATTGGAATTAATCGAACGTTACGCAGATTTGCGAAAAAGTCTCAAAGAAAAAGGTGACTACCAAGCACTCAGAAAATTGCCTCGCGACTCAAATCCAAATCGGCTGAAATACAGAGACCGGACAGATGGCCGTCCGCATGCTTATATGCGAAAATTCGGTGTGAGTCGAATTACATTCCGTGAATTAGCTCATCTTGGTCAACTCCCTGGGGTTAAAAAAGCAAGTTGGTAA
- a CDS encoding flavodoxin — MALAKIVYASMTGNTEEIADIVASKLEELGLEVQVHECTTIETEEILDADLIVVASYTYSYGGDGELPDEIVDFYADLADLDLTGKVYGVCGSGDTFYDDFCSAVDDFDVMLGSRGATKGAENVKVDLAAEDEDIVNLEQFATDLVAKLDTLN; from the coding sequence ATGGCACTAGCAAAAATAGTTTACGCTAGTATGACTGGTAACACAGAAGAAATCGCTGACATCGTCGCCAGTAAGCTAGAAGAGTTAGGCTTAGAAGTACAGGTTCACGAATGTACGACTATTGAAACAGAAGAAATCTTGGATGCTGACCTTATCGTGGTAGCCAGCTACACCTATTCTTACGGTGGAGATGGTGAACTTCCAGATGAAATTGTTGATTTCTATGCTGACTTAGCTGACTTAGATTTGACTGGTAAAGTGTACGGTGTGTGTGGATCTGGTGATACCTTCTATGATGACTTCTGCAGTGCAGTAGACGACTTCGATGTCATGTTGGGTTCACGTGGTGCAACTAAGGGTGCCGAAAATGTTAAGGTAGATCTTGCCGCTGAAGATGAGGATATTGTTAACCTTGAGCAATTCGCAACTGACCTTGTTGCAAAATTAGATACTTTGAATTAA
- a CDS encoding DHH family phosphoesterase, whose amino-acid sequence MTIYSKIIEKIQENDTIIIHRHKRPDPDAIGSQVGLQKLLQKNFPEKTIKVTGFEEPNLAWMSGMDVVADQDYQGALVIVTDTANTARVDDDRYVQGDFLIKIDHHPNEEPYGDLLWVNTEASSCSEMIAELAIQSQLELDGEIARLLYAGIVGDTGRFLYPATSSRTFEIVARLRQEDFDFARMSRQMDTIDFKIAKLTGYVYDNLEVDEHGAARVVLTQDILEKYGVTDADTSFIVGAPGRIGIVQSWGIFVEQTDGNYRVRLRSKYLPINEIAKRHDGGGHPLASGANSYSLSENEQIYQEIQEVVRNASK is encoded by the coding sequence ATGACAATTTACAGTAAAATTATTGAAAAAATTCAAGAAAACGATACAATCATCATTCATCGCCACAAACGTCCGGATCCGGATGCCATTGGTAGTCAAGTTGGCTTGCAGAAACTCTTGCAGAAGAATTTTCCTGAAAAAACCATCAAGGTAACCGGTTTTGAGGAACCAAATCTTGCTTGGATGTCAGGAATGGACGTAGTTGCAGACCAAGACTATCAAGGAGCCTTGGTTATCGTGACAGACACTGCCAATACAGCGCGTGTGGATGACGACCGCTATGTTCAAGGAGATTTCTTGATTAAAATCGATCATCACCCCAACGAAGAGCCTTATGGCGACCTGCTCTGGGTCAATACGGAAGCCAGTTCATGCAGTGAAATGATTGCGGAACTGGCCATCCAGAGCCAACTGGAACTAGATGGAGAGATTGCTCGTCTACTCTATGCAGGAATTGTGGGCGATACAGGCCGCTTTCTCTATCCAGCAACCAGCTCGCGCACCTTTGAGATTGTCGCTCGTCTCCGCCAAGAAGATTTTGACTTTGCAAGGATGTCTCGCCAGATGGATACCATTGATTTCAAGATTGCCAAGTTGACAGGTTACGTCTACGACAACTTGGAAGTGGATGAACATGGTGCGGCACGTGTCGTTTTGACACAGGATATTCTCGAAAAATATGGCGTGACCGATGCGGACACTTCCTTTATCGTAGGTGCACCAGGACGGATTGGAATCGTTCAATCTTGGGGGATTTTTGTGGAACAAACTGACGGAAATTACAGAGTCCGTTTGCGCAGTAAGTATCTTCCAATCAACGAGATTGCCAAACGCCACGATGGCGGTGGCCACCCACTAGCAAGTGGTGCTAACTCTTATTCACTCTCCGAAAATGAGCAAATATACCAAGAAATCCAAGAGGTAGTGAGGAATGCAAGCAAGTAG
- a CDS encoding FAD:protein FMN transferase, with the protein MQASSRSLRLMGTVIETRIWHPQAEPILDQVEELLYLYKDRFSANDLTSELMEVNLNAGVQAVPVADDLYELIKLGKEHSLAQGSFLNITIGPLVQSWRIGFSDAKLPTQEMISEKLQLINPRDIELDDQMRTVYLRKEGMAIDLGALAKGYVADKIVDFLKRIGVEAGLINLGGNVLTFGQAPHNADGYWRIGIQDPQKLRGENALVLKIGEESVVTSGIYERTLTVNGKTYHHILSPETGYPIESQLASLTIVSKQSVDGEIWTTRLFGQEITRIYKMVEETDGIEAVLIGLDGRILVTSGLSEKVLAGKERISDSLGSPSRGGFGARVTSDVASGASAL; encoded by the coding sequence ATGCAAGCAAGTAGTCGTTCCCTTCGGCTTATGGGCACTGTCATTGAAACCAGAATATGGCATCCTCAGGCAGAACCAATTTTGGATCAGGTAGAAGAGCTTCTCTATCTCTATAAGGATCGGTTTTCTGCTAATGATTTGACTTCTGAATTGATGGAGGTCAACCTCAATGCTGGTGTTCAGGCGGTTCCTGTTGCCGATGACCTGTATGAATTGATTAAATTGGGCAAAGAACACAGTCTGGCTCAGGGATCTTTTTTGAATATTACCATTGGTCCCCTTGTGCAAAGCTGGCGGATTGGATTTAGCGATGCCAAACTTCCAACTCAAGAAATGATCAGTGAAAAACTCCAACTCATCAATCCAAGGGACATTGAGTTAGATGACCAAATGCGAACAGTCTATTTGAGAAAAGAAGGCATGGCGATTGATCTAGGTGCTCTTGCTAAAGGATATGTAGCAGATAAGATTGTCGACTTCTTGAAAAGAATAGGTGTGGAAGCTGGATTGATTAACCTGGGTGGCAATGTCCTGACCTTTGGTCAAGCTCCTCACAATGCGGATGGCTATTGGCGAATTGGTATACAGGATCCTCAGAAACTACGTGGTGAAAATGCCCTCGTCCTCAAAATAGGAGAAGAATCGGTAGTCACCTCTGGTATTTACGAAAGAACCCTTACCGTGAATGGAAAGACCTATCATCATATTTTGAGTCCTGAGACTGGCTATCCAATCGAGTCGCAGCTGGCAAGTTTGACCATTGTGTCCAAACAATCTGTTGATGGTGAGATTTGGACGACTCGACTGTTTGGTCAAGAAATAACTCGGATTTATAAGATGGTAGAAGAAACGGATGGTATCGAAGCGGTTCTGATTGGGCTGGATGGCAGGATTCTAGTGACCTCAGGGCTTTCTGAGAAAGTTCTTGCTGGTAAAGAAAGGATTTCTGATAGCTTGGGCAGTCCTTCAAGAGGGGGATTTGGAGCAAGGGTCACATCTGATGTAGCTTCGGGTGCATCAGCACTTTAG
- a CDS encoding type B 50S ribosomal protein L31, whose protein sequence is MKKDIHPEYRTVVFMDTTTGYKFLSGSTKKSNETVEFEGETYPLIRVEISSDSHPFYTGRQKFTQADGRVDRFNKKYGLK, encoded by the coding sequence ATGAAAAAAGATATCCATCCAGAATATCGCACTGTTGTCTTCATGGACACAACTACTGGCTACAAGTTCCTTAGCGGTTCAACTAAGAAATCTAACGAAACAGTTGAATTCGAAGGTGAAACTTACCCATTGATCCGTGTGGAAATTTCATCAGACTCACACCCATTCTATACTGGACGTCAAAAGTTCACTCAAGCAGATGGACGTGTGGATCGTTTCAACAAAAAATACGGTCTCAAATAA
- a CDS encoding FtsW/RodA/SpoVE family cell cycle protein translates to MRSFMNNRGTIDSRIDYSLILLVFFLLVVGILSLYIAVSQDYPDIVLQMVGQQVAWIGIGVVAAFFVMFFSTKFLWQITPFLYVFGLGLMVLPLFFYSPDLVASTGAKNWVTIGDTTLFQPSEFVKISYIIMLARVIVTFHQYHEEQSIKNDFKLIGYLTLFTIPVLALLALQSDLGTSLVFIAIFCGMVLLSGVSWKILLPISLVAFVLVTGFMLIFISPGGTTLLHNLGMDTYQINRISAWLDPFKNAQTTTYQQAQSLIAIGSGGLKGIGFNQTNLLIPVRESDMIFTVIAEDFGFIGSSVLIGLYLLLIYRMLRVTLKSNNKYYTYISTGYIMMLLFHVFENIGAATGLLPLTGIPLPFISQGGSSMVANLIGIGLILSMGYQYHLSNERDNDHSRKFKKITIKRVER, encoded by the coding sequence ATGAGGTCATTCATGAATAACAGAGGAACAATTGATAGTCGAATAGATTATTCACTTATTCTACTCGTCTTTTTTTTACTAGTTGTAGGTATACTCTCATTGTATATCGCAGTTAGTCAGGATTATCCTGATATTGTACTTCAGATGGTTGGGCAACAGGTTGCATGGATAGGAATTGGAGTTGTTGCCGCCTTCTTCGTCATGTTTTTTTCTACCAAGTTCTTATGGCAAATTACACCGTTTCTATATGTTTTTGGTTTAGGATTGATGGTTCTTCCATTATTTTTCTACAGTCCGGATTTAGTTGCTTCAACAGGTGCTAAGAACTGGGTTACGATTGGAGATACAACGCTGTTTCAACCTTCTGAATTTGTGAAAATCTCATACATCATCATGTTGGCAAGAGTGATTGTTACATTTCACCAGTACCATGAAGAACAGTCCATAAAGAATGATTTCAAATTAATAGGATATTTGACACTCTTTACCATTCCTGTTTTGGCATTATTGGCCTTACAAAGTGATTTAGGTACATCCTTGGTTTTCATTGCTATTTTTTGCGGAATGGTTCTTTTATCAGGAGTATCGTGGAAAATATTGTTGCCCATTAGCCTTGTTGCTTTCGTTTTGGTGACTGGCTTTATGTTGATTTTTATTTCACCTGGTGGAACAACTCTTTTGCATAATTTGGGAATGGACACCTATCAAATCAACCGGATTTCCGCTTGGTTGGATCCCTTTAAAAATGCTCAAACTACGACCTATCAACAGGCACAAAGTCTCATTGCGATTGGAAGTGGTGGTTTAAAAGGGATTGGATTTAATCAGACTAATTTACTCATCCCAGTTCGTGAAAGTGATATGATTTTTACTGTTATCGCTGAGGATTTTGGTTTTATAGGTAGTAGTGTATTGATTGGTCTATATTTATTGTTAATTTATAGAATGTTACGGGTTACCTTGAAATCGAACAACAAATACTATACCTACATATCTACAGGCTATATCATGATGCTTTTGTTCCACGTTTTTGAGAATATTGGTGCAGCAACTGGATTATTGCCTTTGACAGGTATTCCTTTACCTTTTATTTCACAAGGTGGATCATCAATGGTAGCCAACTTAATTGGTATAGGATTGATTTTGTCCATGGGTTACCAGTATCATTTGTCGAATGAAAGAGACAATGATCATTCACGTAAATTTAAAAAAATCACGATCAAACGTGTAGAAAGATAG
- a CDS encoding DJ-1 family glyoxalase III — MVKVAVMLAPGFEEIEALAPVDIFRRAGFDCHMIGLLDRTVEGSHGIRVEADTRFSGQLTSYDLVVLPGGMPGATNLRDHSELIADLQAVVDTGKVVAAICAAPIVLDRAGLLENRNYTCYPGMEQDIQSGNHIEEVVVVDGPIVTSRGAGTSLEFAYTLVDMFGNDGHELAKKMVYRRN; from the coding sequence ATGGTAAAAGTTGCAGTAATGTTGGCACCGGGTTTTGAAGAAATCGAGGCTTTGGCACCTGTTGATATTTTTCGTAGGGCTGGATTTGACTGTCATATGATAGGATTGCTGGATCGAACGGTTGAAGGTTCTCATGGAATTCGTGTGGAAGCTGATACAAGGTTTTCGGGACAATTAACTTCCTATGATCTTGTTGTATTGCCGGGGGGGATGCCAGGTGCTACAAACCTTCGTGATCATAGTGAATTGATTGCGGACTTACAGGCTGTTGTTGACACTGGTAAAGTTGTTGCTGCTATCTGTGCTGCTCCTATTGTGTTGGACAGAGCTGGCTTATTGGAGAACAGAAATTACACGTGCTATCCAGGTATGGAACAGGATATTCAATCAGGGAATCATATTGAAGAAGTAGTTGTAGTTGATGGTCCAATCGTTACAAGTCGTGGGGCAGGAACCAGTCTGGAATTTGCTTATACGTTGGTAGATATGTTTGGCAATGATGGGCATGAATTAGCTAAGAAGATGGTTTATCGCCGTAATTAA
- the gyrB gene encoding DNA topoisomerase (ATP-hydrolyzing) subunit B, whose amino-acid sequence MTEEIKDLQEKAQEYDASQIQVLEGLEAVRMRPGMYIGSTSKEGLHHLVWEIVDNSIDEALAGFANKIEVFIEPDNSITVIDNGRGIPVDIQEKTGRPAVETVFTVLHAGGKFGGGGYKVSGGLHGVGSSVVNALSTQLDVRVYKNGQVYYQEYRRGEVVADLKVIGDTDRSGTTVHFTPDPEIFTETTEFEFAKLNKRIQELAFLNRGLNLSITDKREGLEQTKEYHYEGGIASYVEYLNENKDVIFETPIYTEGEMEDITVEVAMQYTTSYHENVISFANNIHTHEGGTHEQGFRTALTRVINDYAKKNKILKENEDNLTGEDVREGLTAVISVKHPAPQFEGQTKTKLGNSEVVKITNRLFSDAFAEFLLENPQIARRIVEKGILASKARIAAKRAREVTRKKSGLEISNLPGKLADCSSNDATKTELFIVEGDSAGGSAKSGRNREFQAILPIRGKILNVEKASMDKILANEEIRSLFTAMGTGFGADFDVTKARYQKLVIMTDADVDGAHIRTLLLTLFYRYMRPIVEAGYVYIAQPPIYGVKVGSDIKEYIQPGVNQEQELQDALERHSTGRSKPTIQRYKGLGEMDDHQLWETTMNPENRLMARVSVDDAAEADKIFDMLMGDKVEPRREFIEENAVYSTLDV is encoded by the coding sequence ATGACAGAAGAAATCAAAGATTTACAAGAAAAAGCTCAAGAGTATGATGCCAGTCAAATCCAAGTTCTAGAAGGTCTGGAAGCTGTTCGTATGCGTCCAGGGATGTATATTGGTTCTACATCTAAAGAAGGTCTACATCATTTGGTGTGGGAAATTGTCGATAACTCGATTGACGAGGCGTTAGCGGGATTTGCGAACAAAATTGAAGTTTTCATTGAGCCAGATAATTCTATTACCGTTATTGATAATGGACGCGGTATTCCTGTTGATATTCAGGAAAAAACGGGTCGTCCAGCTGTTGAGACTGTCTTCACAGTGCTCCATGCCGGAGGTAAGTTTGGCGGAGGTGGCTACAAGGTATCTGGTGGTTTGCACGGCGTTGGTTCTTCTGTTGTAAATGCCTTGTCTACTCAATTGGATGTACGAGTCTATAAAAATGGTCAAGTTTATTACCAAGAATACCGAAGAGGTGAAGTTGTTGCAGATTTGAAAGTAATAGGTGATACAGACCGTTCTGGTACAACTGTTCATTTCACACCAGACCCTGAGATTTTTACTGAAACAACTGAATTTGAATTTGCTAAATTAAACAAGCGGATTCAAGAACTTGCATTTCTAAACCGTGGTTTAAATCTTTCAATTACTGACAAACGGGAGGGCTTGGAACAAACCAAGGAATACCATTATGAAGGCGGGATTGCCTCTTATGTTGAATACCTCAATGAAAATAAAGATGTGATTTTTGAGACACCAATTTACACTGAGGGTGAGATGGAGGATATTACTGTTGAGGTTGCTATGCAATATACAACAAGTTACCATGAAAATGTCATCAGTTTCGCCAATAATATCCATACTCATGAAGGCGGTACTCACGAACAAGGTTTCCGTACAGCATTGACTCGTGTCATCAATGATTACGCTAAAAAGAATAAAATCCTAAAGGAAAATGAAGACAATCTAACTGGTGAAGATGTTCGAGAAGGTTTGACAGCAGTCATTTCTGTTAAGCATCCTGCACCGCAATTTGAAGGACAAACAAAGACAAAACTTGGAAATAGCGAAGTTGTAAAAATAACAAATCGCCTCTTTTCTGATGCTTTTGCAGAGTTTCTGTTGGAAAATCCACAGATTGCTCGACGGATTGTTGAGAAAGGGATTCTGGCAAGCAAGGCTCGTATTGCAGCCAAGCGTGCGCGTGAAGTCACTCGCAAGAAGTCAGGTCTTGAGATTTCCAACCTTCCCGGTAAGTTAGCTGATTGTTCATCGAATGATGCAACAAAGACAGAGTTGTTTATCGTTGAGGGGGATTCAGCTGGCGGATCAGCAAAATCTGGACGTAATCGTGAGTTTCAGGCAATCTTGCCAATTCGTGGTAAAATCTTGAACGTTGAAAAAGCGAGTATGGATAAGATTTTGGCTAATGAAGAAATCCGTAGCTTATTTACTGCTATGGGGACTGGGTTTGGAGCGGATTTTGATGTTACCAAGGCTCGTTACCAAAAATTAGTCATCATGACGGATGCCGATGTGGATGGTGCTCATATTCGTACTCTCCTTTTGACTTTATTCTACCGCTACATGCGTCCGATTGTTGAAGCAGGATATGTCTACATTGCACAACCACCTATCTATGGTGTTAAGGTTGGAAGCGATATTAAAGAGTATATTCAACCAGGTGTCAATCAAGAGCAGGAATTACAAGACGCTTTAGAGAGACATAGTACAGGACGCTCTAAGCCAACTATTCAGCGTTATAAAGGTTTGGGAGAGATGGATGATCATCAATTATGGGAGACAACCATGAATCCAGAAAACCGTTTAATGGCGCGTGTTTCAGTTGATGATGCTGCAGAAGCTGACAAGATATTTGATATGCTGATGGGGGATAAGGTTGAACCTCGTCGAGAGTTTATCGAAGAAAATGCCGTGTATTCAACACTAGATGTGTAA